Within Flagellimonas maritima, the genomic segment CTAATATGGATTTTACGGCAGAGAGCTTTGAAGCCGATTTTGGTGCAATTTCTATCAATCTATCGTTGGAGCGATAATAGTTTAAGGCTGGAACAAATTCATTCTGCAATACTCCGGTGATATCATCCATACTTTTTTTTCCTCCCATCAGCATAATTTTATGGGGGCCGATGTTTTCTCCTTCCCATCTTTTCAAAGTGGTATGGGTAGATTCAAAAATAGGGTTTGCTTTTGTATTGAAAACTTCTTTTTCAACCCGCATAGAGGTTTCGCCCACAAACCATTCGTTTTTGTGATAAAGTCCTAATTTAATATTCTTCAGTTTGCAAGCTTGGTAAATTTCATTTGCTACACGTGCGAGAATCACTGTGGAACTAAGCTCGTTGTTATTTTGCATAATCAATGCCCCGTTGTAGCAGACGATGGGATTTCCTTGAATCCCCATTCGATTTTGCAGATAGGTCATTGATTTGGGCATCCGTGCCGAGACCAGAATCACTCTTAATTTTTGTTTGATTCGGTTTATTTCCGAAATCGTGAATTCGGAAACATCATTTTTTGTGGAAAGTAGTGTACCGTCCAAATCGGAGCAAAGTATTTTAAAGTCCATCCTATATATTTAGCCAATAGGTCAATTTTAAGTTTATCGACCTATTTTTTGGCATAAAGGAGTTTACAAAATAATTGTCGTTGTAAACAATGAACAAATCAGAAAGTGGAGCAAATCGCCATTGTAAACGTGAATTGAAACCTAAATTATCCCTTTGATTACTGTATTGAACCAATGTTGACCAGAAAACAGACTTATTAAAGGTGATGTTGATTCTTGGGCTGACCAGCCATAGATTTGCACTTGGAAAGGGTTCAGGAAGGTTTATACTATCATAATTCAAATCTAAAGAAAGTGTAACCTTGGGTTGTAATCTGAGACTCATGTCTCCTTCAAATGAAAATCGGGTGCCATTGTAAAAATCCCCATAGCCGGGTTCTAGAGCATAAGAGAAAATCTTTCTACGGTCACTTTGAAAACCAATTTCATAACTGGTGTAGTAATATCCCTGATCAGCAGGAAGTTCCAAGGCACCATCTGTACTGGTGGGGTCAAAAGTATCGGTCAAAAAAGTGAACCTATTGAACATTCTAATACCAATCTCTTCTTGTGTCTTGAATTGGGCCTGCCAGCTGCTAAAAATTGTATAATCGGTGTTTTGATAACCCAATGTTGGTCTCCATATAGCGTTTGGGCTAAAGCGAAAACCATGGTTGTTGATTTTGCCTTTTTTTGGCCAAAAATTAAATTCGATGAAAGGTCTTGCAGCGATAATATCATTTCTTCTTACAAAGCCTAAATCCGATCTAAAGTCATCACCTACGTAATTTCCGCGCAGTCCAAAATTAATTTGTCTGGAGTTGTACTGTAAATCCACTCCACCTGAACTGTTGCGGTCACCGATATCATGGGCAAAGGATTTATGAAAGAAAAATTTACCTACCCAAGTATTATCTGAAGAGGCAAGATTATAATCCAAACCTACAACGCGGTTGTACCTGTCCTCTTCCTCTACAAAATCGTAATCCTTAAAAGTTTCTCTATTCACAAAGATGAAACTAAGGTTAGATCTTGAAAACATTTTTTTCTGGAGTGCAAAAACCGTATTGTTATTGCTTGGAATCTCGTTATCGGAATCTTCTTCTGTTTGAATGTTCAAGAGTCCCAAACGCCAGTCTTCGTTCAATTTTCCACTAAGCCTAACTCCACCGATAATACCATTTTCAATAGTTTCGTCATCTGCATCTTCGGCTATTCCAATTCTTCTTGAAAAAAACGGGTTGGAATCACGCTCATTGCCAAATGTTCCAAAAAGGTCACTGTTATCAATAAAAAATTGCCTTCTTTCCGGCAATGATATCTCAAACCGGGTAAGGTTGGTGAAGATGTTGTCCACTTCTACGTTTGAAAAATCAGGGTTAAGGGTTATATCCAGATTCATTCCATTACCAATGGAAACCTTGGCGTCTCCTCCAAAGTTTAGTTCGTTTACAGATTCATTGGTTTCAAAATCCTTTGAAGACACCCCATTTATGTAAGGGATAAGCGCTAAAGGGGTTCTTGATTTTCCCAATGGTTCTTCAAAAATCATATCCCCCATGAACGCTAGGCCAAAAATCAATTGGTTTTGAGGGATTTCCATCCAGGTACTGGTCTCGTTCGACTGCATATCAAACCGATAACTATTAAACCGCCATTTGGTCTCTCCTTGTTTAAATTTAAAGGAAGTTAGAGGAATGGCCATTTCACAGATATAATAACCATCATATATTTTTGATTCTCCCTGCCACTTTACATCCCATGAGGTAGTGAAGCCTCCCAAATCGCCCCCTCCGTTGGATATTAAGGCTTCTCTACGAACACCGTAAGGGTTCATTCCAAAGAGGAAAGCGTTTGTGCCATCATTGAAGGTATCGAAAAGTAAACTTATGTTATCATTTCCACCAGCTCTATAATCCCTTTGCAATGAAGGTATTACATAATCCTCACCTTTGGTGTTCACTTTAATGCCTATGTATAAGGTAGTGGCGCTATAGAGCATTTTTATATCGGTCTGCTCAACGGCCAAAATGGAGTCTGAAGGAAAGTATTGTTGAAAATCATGTGCACTTTCT encodes:
- a CDS encoding HAD family hydrolase — translated: MDFKILCSDLDGTLLSTKNDVSEFTISEINRIKQKLRVILVSARMPKSMTYLQNRMGIQGNPIVCYNGALIMQNNNELSSTVILARVANEIYQACKLKNIKLGLYHKNEWFVGETSMRVEKEVFNTKANPIFESTHTTLKRWEGENIGPHKIMLMGGKKSMDDITGVLQNEFVPALNYYRSNDRLIEIAPKSASKLSAVKSILGPEESLENVLAFGDNYNDMELLQQAGYGVAVENARIEVKKIAKMVTLSNKENGVAKFIKDHL
- a CDS encoding DUF5916 domain-containing protein, whose amino-acid sequence is MLKIRFVLVAILLPIFLFAQTNTKQFTVKFINQPIKIDGILDEPIWETAESAHDFQQYFPSDSILAVEQTDIKMLYSATTLYIGIKVNTKGEDYVIPSLQRDYRAGGNDNISLLFDTFNDGTNAFLFGMNPYGVRREALISNGGGDLGGFTTSWDVKWQGESKIYDGYYICEMAIPLTSFKFKQGETKWRFNSYRFDMQSNETSTWMEIPQNQLIFGLAFMGDMIFEEPLGKSRTPLALIPYINGVSSKDFETNESVNELNFGGDAKVSIGNGMNLDITLNPDFSNVEVDNIFTNLTRFEISLPERRQFFIDNSDLFGTFGNERDSNPFFSRRIGIAEDADDETIENGIIGGVRLSGKLNEDWRLGLLNIQTEEDSDNEIPSNNNTVFALQKKMFSRSNLSFIFVNRETFKDYDFVEEEDRYNRVVGLDYNLASSDNTWVGKFFFHKSFAHDIGDRNSSGGVDLQYNSRQINFGLRGNYVGDDFRSDLGFVRRNDIIAARPFIEFNFWPKKGKINNHGFRFSPNAIWRPTLGYQNTDYTIFSSWQAQFKTQEEIGIRMFNRFTFLTDTFDPTSTDGALELPADQGYYYTSYEIGFQSDRRKIFSYALEPGYGDFYNGTRFSFEGDMSLRLQPKVTLSLDLNYDSINLPEPFPSANLWLVSPRINITFNKSVFWSTLVQYSNQRDNLGFNSRLQWRFAPLSDLFIVYNDNYFVNSFMPKNRSINLKLTYWLNI